Proteins co-encoded in one Taeniopygia guttata chromosome 4, bTaeGut7.mat, whole genome shotgun sequence genomic window:
- the QRFPR gene encoding pyroglutamylated RF-amide peptide receptor isoform X1: MDSITCPLARVLVLLGKGSSGASCPLSGGAFACKMVPFVQSTAIVTEILTMTCIAVERHQGIVHPLKMKWQYTNKRAFTMLGIVWLLALIVGSPMWYVQRLEVKYDFLYEKVHVCCLEEWASPIYQKIYTTFILVILFLLPLMLMLFLYTKIGYELWIKKRVGDASVLQTIHGNEMSKISRKKKRAIVMMVTVVFLFAVCWAPFHVIHMMMEYSNFEKEYDDVTIKMIFAIVQIIGFFNSICNPIVYAFMNENFKKNFLSALCFCIMKDNTSPSRQLGNSGITMRRQKPSASQRDLMDSDEGRREAFSDGNIEVKFCDQPASKRNLKRHLVLFSSELTVHSAVGNGQ, encoded by the exons ATGGATTCGATCACATGTCCTCTGGCAAGAGTGCTTGTACTGCTGGGAAAGGGGTCTTCAGGAGCCTCCTGTCCTCTCAGTGGAG GTGCCTTCGCTTGCAAGATGGTGCCGTTTGTTCAGTCCACTGCTATTGTAACTGAGATTCTTACAATGACCTGCATTGCTGTGGAAAGACACCAGGGAATTGTGCATCCACTAAAAATGAAGTGGCAGTACACCAATAAAAGAGCTTTCACGATGCTTG GCATAGTCTGGTTGCTGGCTCTTATTGTTGGGTCACCCATGTGGTACGTGCAACGGCTTGAG GTTAAATATGACTTTCTATATGAAAAAGTGCATGTTTGTTGCTTGGAAGAATGGGCCAGTCCCATTTATCAGAAGATATATACAACCTTTATTCTTGTTATACTCTTCCTTCTTCCACTGATGCTGATGCTTTTCTTGTACACTAAAATTGGCTATGAACTCTGGATTAAGAAACGAGTGGGAGATGCTTCAGTTCTTCAAACCATTCATGGGAACGAAATGTCTAAAATATCAAG GAAGAAGAAGCGAGCAATTGTTATGATGGTGACAGTGGTGTTTCTCTTTGCAGTCTGTTGGGCCCCTTTCCATGTGATTCACATGATGATGGAGTACA gtaaTTTTGAGAAGGAGTATGATGATGTGACAATCAAAATGATCTTTGCAATTGTCCAGATCATAGGATTCTTCAATTCTATTTGCAACCCTATTGTGTATGCTTTCATGAATGAGAACTTCAAGAAAAATTTTCTGTCTGCCCTCTGCTTCTGCATTATGAAAGACAACACATCCCCAAGCAGGCAACTTGGCAACTCAGGAATTACCATGAGAAGGCAAAAGCCAAGTGCATCTCAGAGAGATCTCATGGATTCTGATGAAGGCAGGAGGGAAGCATTCAGTGACGGCAACATCGAGGTCAAATTCTGTGATCAGCCAGCTTCCAAAAGGAATTTGAAAAGGCACCTGGTCCTGTTCAGCTCTGAGCTTACTGTACACTCTGCAGTAGGAAATGGACAGTAG
- the QRFPR gene encoding pyroglutamylated RF-amide peptide receptor (The RefSeq protein has 4 substitutions compared to this genomic sequence), giving the protein MRSLNITPEQFAQLLRDNNVTREQFIALYGLQPLVYIPELPRRTKVAFVLICVLIFALALFGNCLVLYVVTRSKAMRTVTNIFICSLALSDLFIAFFCVPFTMLQNISSNWLGGAFACKMVPFVQSTAIVTEILTMTCIAVERHQGIVHPLKMKWQYTNKRAFTMLGIVWLLALIVGSPMWYVQRLEVKYDFLYEKVHVCCLEEWASPIYQKIYTTFILVILFLLPLMLMLFLYTKIGYELWIKKRVGDASVLQTIHGNEMSKISRKKKRAIVMMVTVVFLFAVCWAPFHVIHMMMEYSNFEKEYDDVTIKMIFAIVQIIGFFNSICNPIVYAFMNENFKKNFLSALCFCIMKDSTSPGRQLGNSGITMRRQKPSASQRDLMHSDEGRREAFSDGNIEVKFCDQPASKRNLKRHLVLFSSELTVHSAVGNGQ; this is encoded by the exons ATGCGGTCCCTGAACATCACCCCGGAGCAGTTCGCGCAGCTCTTGCGGGACAACAACGTGACGCGGGAGCAGTTCATTGCTCTCTACGGGCTGCAGCCGCTGGTGTACATCCCGGAGCTGCCGAGACACACCAAGGTGGCCTTCGTCCTCATCTGCGTTCTCATCTTCGCCCTGGCGCTCTTCGGCAACTGCTTGGTGCTCTACGTGGTGACCCGCAGCAAAGCCATGAGGACCGTCACCAACATCTTCATCTGCTCCCTGGCGCTCAGCGACCTCTTCATCGCCTTCTTCTGCGTGCCCTTCACCATGCTGCAGAACATCTCCTCCAACTGGCTCGGCG GTGCCTTCGCTTGCAAGATGGTGCCGTTTGTTCAGTCCACTGCTATTGTAACTGAGATTCTTACAATGACCTGCATTGCTGTGGAAAGACACCAGGGAATTGTGCATCCACTAAAAATGAAGTGGCAGTACACCAATAAAAGAGCTTTCACGATGCTTG GCATAGTCTGGTTGCTGGCTCTTATTGTTGGGTCACCCATGTGGTACGTGCAACGGCTTGAG GTTAAATATGACTTTCTATATGAAAAAGTGCATGTTTGTTGCTTGGAAGAATGGGCCAGTCCCATTTATCAGAAGATATATACAACCTTTATTCTTGTTATACTCTTCCTTCTTCCACTGATGCTGATGCTTTTCTTGTACACTAAAATTGGCTATGAACTCTGGATTAAGAAACGAGTGGGAGATGCTTCAGTTCTTCAAACCATTCATGGGAACGAAATGTCTAAAATATCAAG GAAGAAGAAGCGAGCAATTGTTATGATGGTGACAGTGGTGTTTCTCTTTGCAGTCTGTTGGGCCCCTTTCCATGTGATTCACATGATGATGGAGTACA gtaaTTTTGAGAAGGAGTATGATGATGTGACAATCAAAATGATCTTTGCAATTGTCCAGATCATAGGATTCTTCAATTCTATTTGCAACCCTATTGTGTATGCTTTCATGAATGAGAACTTCAAGAAAAATTTTCTGTCTGCCCTCTGCTTCTGCATTATGAAAGACAACACATCCCCAAGCAGGCAACTTGGCAACTCAGGAATTACCATGAGAAGGCAAAAGCCAAGTGCATCTCAGAGAGATCTCATGGATTCTGATGAAGGCAGGAGGGAAGCATTCAGTGACGGCAACATCGAGGTCAAATTCTGTGATCAGCCAGCTTCCAAAAGGAATTTGAAAAGGCACCTGGTCCTGTTCAGCTCTGAGCTTACTGTACACTCTGCAGTAGGAAATGGACAGTAG
- the QRFPR gene encoding pyroglutamylated RF-amide peptide receptor isoform X2: MRSLNITPEQFAQLLRDNNVTREQFIALYGLQPLVYIPELPRHTKVAFVLICVLIFALALFGNCLVLYVVTRSKAMRTVTNIFICSLALSDLFIAFFCVPFTMLQNISSNWLGGAFACKMVPFVQSTAIVTEILTMTCIAVERHQGIVHPLKMKWQYTNKRAFTMLGIVWLLALIVGSPMWYVQRLEVKYDFLYEKVHVCCLEEWASPIYQKIYTTFILVILFLLPLMLMLFLYTKIGYELWIKKRVGDASVLQTIHGNEMSKISSLLGPFPCDSHDDGVQ, from the exons ATGCGGTCCCTGAACATCACCCCGGAGCAGTTCGCGCAGCTCTTGCGGGACAACAACGTGACGCGGGAGCAGTTCATTGCTCTCTACGGGCTGCAGCCGCTGGTGTACATCCCGGAGCTGCCGAGACACACCAAGGTGGCCTTCGTCCTCATCTGCGTTCTCATCTTCGCCCTGGCGCTCTTCGGCAACTGCTTGGTGCTCTACGTGGTGACCCGCAGCAAAGCCATGAGGACCGTCACCAACATCTTCATCTGCTCCCTGGCGCTCAGCGACCTCTTCATCGCCTTCTTCTGCGTGCCCTTCACCATGCTGCAGAACATCTCCTCCAACTGGCTCGGCG GTGCCTTCGCTTGCAAGATGGTGCCGTTTGTTCAGTCCACTGCTATTGTAACTGAGATTCTTACAATGACCTGCATTGCTGTGGAAAGACACCAGGGAATTGTGCATCCACTAAAAATGAAGTGGCAGTACACCAATAAAAGAGCTTTCACGATGCTTG GCATAGTCTGGTTGCTGGCTCTTATTGTTGGGTCACCCATGTGGTACGTGCAACGGCTTGAG GTTAAATATGACTTTCTATATGAAAAAGTGCATGTTTGTTGCTTGGAAGAATGGGCCAGTCCCATTTATCAGAAGATATATACAACCTTTATTCTTGTTATACTCTTCCTTCTTCCACTGATGCTGATGCTTTTCTTGTACACTAAAATTGGCTATGAACTCTGGATTAAGAAACGAGTGGGAGATGCTTCAGTTCTTCAAACCATTCATGGGAACGAAATGTCTAAAATATCAAG TCTGTTGGGCCCCTTTCCATGTGATTCACATGATGATGGAGTACA gtaa